One Solanum lycopersicum chromosome 4, SLM_r2.1 DNA window includes the following coding sequences:
- the LOC101254189 gene encoding outer envelope pore protein 37, chloroplastic, with product MAESKLELKSPPNPNSLIVSAQPSSPPESPPVTSGGGFVPAAWFRQRPKLRVTTEFDSDSSVFFHRISCKVLDSLAKLKFSFQNNGKGEISDPQLALTSKYLSLHYDIEEKNALVNASFDVAPGLQFKAVHEVKSQQGELAMVADLAGPAYKFELSSAVPAIGKPRATIRFPLGEVSLEEKEEEEEEQAKRILSVNGILKGQILNGVCTAKYKDEALDLRYCFKDEQMTFIPSISLPSNAMSFAFKRRFGPSDKLSYWYNLDTNYWSTVYKHNIGKDYKFKAGYDSEVRLGWASLWVGEESGKAKTAPMKMKVQFMLQVPQDDITSSTLMFRAKKRWDI from the exons atGGCGGAATCCAAATTGGAATTGAAATCTCCACCAAACCCTAACTCCTTAATTGTATCAGCACAGCCTTCATCTCCACCGGAATCACCGCCGGTGACTAGCGGTGGTGGATTTGTTCCAGCGGCATGGTTCCGGCAACGGCCGAAGCTAAGAGTGACGACGGAGTTTGACAGCGATAGCTCTGTATTCTTCCACAGAATTTCATGCAAAGTGCTGGATAGTTTGGCGAAGTTGAAGTTTTCATTTCAGAATAATGGGAAGGGTGAGATATCGGATCCTCAATTGGCGTTAACTTCGAAGTATTTGTCACTTCATTATGATATTGAAGAGAAGAATGCTCTGGTCAATGCTTCGTTTGATGTGGCTCCTGGTTTGCAGTTTAAGGCTGTTCATGAAGTGAAG TCGCAACAAGGAGAACTGGCAATGGTAGCTGATCTGGCAGGTCCAGCTTACAAGTTTGAGTTGTCTTCTGCTGTTCCGGCAATTGGCAAG CCAAGAGCAACCATCAGATTTCCTCTAGGTGAAGTTTCACTAGAAGAgaaagaggaggaggaggaggagcaAGCAAAGAGAATACTATCAGTGAATGGAATCCTTAAAGGCCAGATCCTGAATGGAGTTTGTACTGCAAAATACAAGGATGAAGCTTTGGATCTGAGATACTGCTTTAAG GATGAGCAAATGACATTTATTCCTAGCATTTCCTTGCCTTCAAATGCAATGTCATTTGCCTTCAAGCGTCGATTCGGTCCTTCAGACAAGTTGAG CTACTGGTATAATTTGGACACAAACTACTGGAGCACCGTCTATAAACACAATATTGGAAAAGACTACAAGTTTAAAGCTGGTTATGATTCGGAAGTGCGACTTGGGTGGGCATCTCTTTGG GTTGGCGAGGAGAGCGGAAAAGCAAAGACAGCTCCCATGAAGATGAAAGTACAATTTATGCTTCAAGTGCCTCAAGATGACATCACATCTTCAACTTTGATGTTCCGCGCAAAGAAGAGGTGGGATATATGA
- the LOC101255192 gene encoding uncharacterized protein, protein MVEVNMENITNSLPTRYLWKIESFSLLSQNGTSKYESNVFESGGFNWKMMIYPDGDGDGAGHISVYLGIIEKSAVWEVNVSFSFVIFDQIHDNYNVMKGMERRFHNIKTVWGFSKCISHETLKDPTNGYVVDDKCVVGVDIYVVKKQGIGECMSLLNGTEPYKHEWKITEFSKLKRKVYYSEQFIRDGYKWKLLLYPTGDNRENGKNISVYLESVDAKGFNRQKRVKAKFSISLKNQNGGEHHKRSGGANWYSAASYSWGWSSFMRCCELNDRFLIEDCCVLEAEVSVVGVVNCLT, encoded by the exons ATGGTAG aagtAAACATGGAAAATATTACAAATTCATTACCAACACGTTACTTGTGGAAGATTGAATCATTTTCATTGCTCTCACAAAATGGTACTTCAAAGTATGAATCAAATGTGTTCGAATCCGGTGGCTTCAATTG GAAAATGATGATTTATCCTGATGGAGACGGAGATGGAGCAGGTCATATATCTGTATACTTGGGTATTATTGAGAAAAGTGCTGTTTGGGAGGTGAATGTCTCGTTTAGCTTCGTGATATTCGATCAAATTCATGACAATTATAATGTAAtgaaag GAATGGAGAGACGTTTTCACAATATCAAGACTGTATGGGGCTTTTCGAAATGTATCTCTCATGAAACATTAAAAGATCCCACTAATGGTTACGTTGTTGATGACAAATGTGTCGTTGGAGTTGACATATATGTCGTGAAGAAGCAGGGAATAGGTGAATGTATGTCCTTATTGAATGGCACCGAGCCTTATAAGCACGAATGGAAGATTACTGAGTTTTCAAAATTGAAGAGAAAAGTATACTATTCTGAACAGTTTATTCGTGATGGTTATAAATG GAAACTTTTGTTATATCCTACAGGTGACAACCGAGAAAATGGTAAGAACATCTCCGTCTATCTTGAATCAGTTGATGCTAAAGGATTCAATCGCCAAAAAAGAGTCAAGGCAAAATTTAGCATTTCTCTCAAAAACCAGAATGGTGGTGAACATCACAAGAGGAGTG GTGGGGCGAATTGGTATTCAGCTGCTTCATACAGTTGGGGCTGGTCATCGTTTATGCGATGTTGTGAATTGAATGATCGCTTTCTTATTGAAGACTGTTGCGTTCTGGAAGCTGAGGTTTCTGTCGTTGGTGTCGTTAATTGTTTAACTTAA